The genomic DNA atcatcttaaaaaatagcctttgcttgcattgtgcttgggggcaaagacacaatctgGTATTGAATatacaattttaatttaaaaaaaattctatatGAACACGGACCTTGTctggggtcaaagttcaatattgataataataataataataataataattggcaTTTCTCACACTTAGAAATGATTAACTTCGCCGCACAGAAATTAATCCTACAAACAAGTCAAAGGCAGATTACTCTGCGCTTCTACAGCTGAATTAGCGACCTATCGGCCAATCAGAAAACAGGATTCCTTGTTGCCGGGTGAGGTCTGCAAGCACGCATGCGCAGCGGACATAACCTATGCTCCGAGCGCACGCAAATTGTGGCCCGACAACCCACCCACCCCCACCACCCCCCAGATAGCTCTCAGTAtcaaaaaggttggtgacctctgctgaAGACGATCCTAAACATAAATAAGATGTTGGCTAGTGTGATTTGAGTTGCAGtaattttaaagattttaaaagaaaatgtatttgcTTTATTTGAAAGTGCTGGAACAAGGAGTTATGGCAGGGAGACGAAGGCTAAGACATCTTCAAGAAACTTTTAATAATATTGTTGACGGTCATCTTCGCAGAGAGGATGTGGGTCAGGAGGAGACTCTAAATCGTCGGAGTTTAATTGACTGTTTAAACTCCGGAGTTTAAAACTGTTTGAACTGTAATATTTGGCAAGCTAGCTTATAACTATTACTAGGTCCTAATTGGTATGTTATTTTCTGCTTGAAGCACTGGGTTCATCAGTTGATGTTATCTCTCCTGCCTAAATATGTCTTATATTTTTATCCATTTAGATCCTAATATAGAGCTAACTGTCTGGTTCTACATAACAACGGTGAATTGTTCTGCTAAAGGCACTACAGTGCTGTTCTAAATCAGGTTTACTCCCCCATTCTTCATTAAGAAATACACTACCCATAAGCCATCATGTGTGCTCCACCAATCAGAGGTGTCGCTGTTGCCATGTAACTGTGTTTTGGCGGCAAATATAGCGGTCAGATAGACGTGGAGAGTTAGATTCATTTTACTAAACCGTTTTATTAACTATTAATTTTGGCACCGGTCGAGGAAAAGTAAAACAACAAGTACAAAAGTAAAGATCAAGCCACAGcagaatgaaaaatgaaatctgaaCACACCATAACCTCAAATCAATAAGAATAGCATCTTATCTACGAGCATCTTATGTACATGATGTATTGGAATTTCATAGGAGTGTATTACTGAGTGTTCCTAGAATGGTAGGACAAGATAcagatcaagcataacattatgaccacttccttgtAAATCTACTCTTTATGGATGTTATCAGTTCCTGCTAAAACCCTTATAGGGACCTCTTATAGGGATTTAGAAGACATTCTTTAACCATTACACAAGCTATTGTACAGCATAATGTGGCttaataatgaaattaattGATAATGTGCTTAATGGCCCTGTTTCTTTTGGTGACTTTTTTTCTTCGCTGTGTAATTAGTTGTTCATGTTTTTCCTACAGTCTAAGGGACTTCCAGAGAGGTGTGGAAGGCCACCGTCTTACAAGATCATCTAGAAGTCGGGCAACACGAATGTGCACTCTTAGACTGGCATTTTTGGCAGAGCCACACGAAGAGGTCTTGATTCCTAGAAGTATGTTAATCTATGTTCAAAGTGGCCTGCCAATTACCTATTATTATGACATTGACAACAAACTATATTATGCAAAATAGTATTTTGCATACATAGGATATTAATATGTATTGAATTCATAACATTCACTTCAgagatataataaatattttactctCAAACAGGTGATGCATCGATTAAAAAGGTATCCATGCCATATGCCATGTCAGAGAGGGACTTTCAGCAGAAAGTCAGGGATACGTTTCCTGACCTTCAGGATGGCGATTTTGAACTATGCAGGGTTGATAGGCGGCGGAAAATTCACACAGTGGATCTCAGTTCTCAGTGCCCTTCAGTTATAAAGGCATGCCCTGAATTTTCAAGATCAGCCATTTACATACGGTCCAAGGTAAGCACAATGATATCATTTTTGGtcttgaccattaaagaacagggaaaaATGGGGCTACCAAattatgcagagaaagagacagTCTACAGTCtgaaattgtagaactacaaagtgcacttATATAATCTAACAGGGCTGCTCAATCCTGGTCCTGGAGATCTACCACCCTGCAGAGTTTAGTTCCACCCCAAATCTAACACACCTGATCCAGGTAATGAAAGGCATTCAGGAGCAACTGAACATTAGAGTCAGGTGTGTTGGATCTGAACTCTTCAGGGTGGTAGATCTCCAGGACCAGGATTGAGCAGCCCTGATGTATATACAAGTAGGTAGTCATAATATTGTGACTTGACTGTGTATTTTCGATCAAACACAAACTAATATAAGATGAATAGTTTGAAAAagaattttaaataaactgtgcCAAGCATGCTAAGATGTTTTTACTGTATGTTGACCGGTTCTTCCAACTTTAAATCCAATTCCAGATGCATGCATAAGGAATGAAAATCTACaaatctaaaatatatttttgaaatgtcagatactaacatttgtttttctttttttcacagGAGAGGGCACCTGAAGAATTTCTGGAAAATAATGAGGTAAGTAATAGTATTTTTGTGCGTGAGTGTTCAATACAATTTTGCCAGGCTCATGTGCTGCAGAGGGGGAAACCTCATGATA from Trichomycterus rosablanca isolate fTriRos1 chromosome 11, fTriRos1.hap1, whole genome shotgun sequence includes the following:
- the LOC134323150 gene encoding uncharacterized protein LOC134323150 isoform X3 translates to MCTLRLAFLAEPHEEVLIPRSDASIKKVSMPYAMSERDFQQKVRDTFPDLQDGDFELCRVDRRRKIHTVDLSSQCPSVIKACPEFSRSAIYIRSKERAPEEFLENNEDVASASEPSPLDINEHDLSTNPELASMEPTDNDLLAWRALRAQQDDEFQQCLQLDREKEMRRRQFQEWERR